A genomic segment from Castor canadensis chromosome 1, mCasCan1.hap1v2, whole genome shotgun sequence encodes:
- the Ms4a8 gene encoding membrane-spanning 4-domains subfamily A member 8 produces MASSVFVVAPHNNYPVAPGAMTQVPLYPNNQPQVYLIPGNPPHLRSTVSELPAQKVLKEGKVLGAIQILTGLVHIGLGSIMATVLSNYYIPISFYGAFPFWGGICFIISGSFSVAAKTHPNSSCLLNGSVSLNIFSAICSAVGIMLFITDLSLIRVYTGPDCHPSHGSWGGNPGMAVSGVLLIFCILEFCISCTSSHFGCQVACCQYNNGSVVIPNVYATNLEPSHSAPRYSDVVPGSG; encoded by the exons ATGGCCAGTTCTGTGTTTGTAGTAGCACCTCATAACAACTATCCTGTGGCCCCTGGAGCCATGACTCAGGTGCCTCTGTATCCAAACAACCAGCCCCAAGTCTACCTCATTCCTGGGAACCCACCTCACTTGAGGTCAACAGTGAGTGAGCTGCCTGCCCAGAAGGTCTTGAAAGAAGGCAAAGTCTTAGGG GCCATCCAGATTCTGACAGGCCTGGTGCACATCGGCCTTGGCTCCATCATGGCCACAGTTCTCTCTAACTACTACATCCCCATCTCGTTCTACGGAGCCTTCCCCTTCTGGGGAGGCATCTGT TTTATCATTTCAGGGTCTTTCTCAGTGGCAGCAAAAACTCATCCAAATTCATCTTGCCTG CTGAATGGCAGCGTGAGCCTGAACATCTTCAGTGCAATCTGTTCAGCAGTTGGAATCATGCTCTTCATCACAGACTTGAGTCTCATCAGGGTGTATACCGGCCCTGATTGCCATCCTTCCCATGGCAGCTGGGGTGGG AACCCTGGCATGGCTGTTTCTGGAGTACTGCTCATCTTCTGCATTTTGGAGTTCTGCATTTCTTGCACATCTTCCCACTTTGGCTGTCAAGTGGCCTGCTGCCAATACAACAAT GGAAGTGTGGTCATCCCAAACGTCTATGCGACAAACCTAGAACCATCACACTCAGCACCTCGTTATTCTGATGTAGTCCCAGGCTCTGGATAA